One Lysobacterales bacterium DNA window includes the following coding sequences:
- a CDS encoding molybdopterin molybdotransferase MoeA: protein MIAVDEALRRVRTLARPEATTWLSAAAAIGRVLAQDLDSPVDLPPFDNAAMDGFALHTSGAAPARGSEWPVCGEQAAGDGARCLEPGLACEIMTGARIPEGANAVVPIEQVQLLPGAIRRIRLLDDVRVGQHLRRAGEDVRVGSRALRAGEWITPAHLLVASGLGIAHLPVREQPRVAVLCTGRELVDDPGLPLAAGQIRNGNGPYLAARVAAAGAVCVHRETVSDDADAFRAALARALAAGATIVLSTGAVSMGRYDFVPQTLAAIGAELLFHKVAMRPGKPLLAARLAGGQAFFGLPGNPVSSAVGLRFFVEPLLRAQLGLPDEQPWRARLLQPARKPAGVRAWQKARLGCDRDGRLAVTLLPGQESFRTAPLLDANAWIVLPEAVEQFNAGELVEVYASGHELGLILGEVSA, encoded by the coding sequence ATGATCGCGGTTGACGAAGCCCTGCGCCGCGTACGCACGCTGGCGCGGCCAGAGGCGACGACCTGGCTGTCAGCCGCAGCGGCGATCGGGCGGGTGCTGGCCCAGGACCTCGACAGCCCGGTCGATCTACCACCGTTTGACAACGCCGCGATGGACGGCTTCGCGCTTCACACCTCCGGCGCTGCGCCTGCGCGCGGCAGCGAGTGGCCGGTCTGCGGCGAACAGGCCGCCGGTGATGGCGCGCGCTGCCTGGAACCCGGCCTCGCCTGCGAGATCATGACCGGGGCACGCATTCCCGAAGGTGCCAATGCGGTGGTGCCGATCGAGCAGGTGCAACTGCTGCCCGGCGCCATCCGTCGCATCCGTCTGCTCGACGATGTCCGCGTCGGACAACACCTGCGCCGCGCCGGCGAAGATGTGCGCGTCGGCAGCCGCGCCTTGCGCGCGGGGGAGTGGATCACGCCGGCGCACCTGCTGGTTGCGTCCGGGCTCGGCATCGCCCACCTGCCGGTGCGGGAGCAACCGCGCGTGGCGGTGCTGTGCACCGGGCGCGAGCTGGTGGACGACCCGGGTCTGCCGCTTGCAGCGGGGCAGATCCGCAACGGCAACGGGCCCTACCTGGCGGCGCGAGTGGCGGCCGCGGGCGCGGTCTGCGTGCACCGCGAGACCGTATCCGACGACGCCGATGCATTCCGCGCCGCGCTCGCGCGCGCCCTCGCCGCGGGCGCCACGATCGTGCTCAGCACCGGGGCGGTGTCGATGGGACGCTACGACTTCGTACCGCAAACGCTGGCTGCGATCGGCGCCGAACTGCTGTTCCACAAGGTCGCGATGCGCCCGGGCAAACCGCTGCTCGCAGCCAGGCTGGCCGGCGGCCAGGCGTTCTTCGGTTTGCCCGGCAATCCGGTATCGAGTGCGGTCGGGCTGCGCTTCTTCGTCGAACCGCTGCTGCGCGCGCAGCTCGGCCTGCCCGATGAACAGCCATGGCGGGCGCGCCTGCTGCAACCGGCGCGCAAACCCGCGGGCGTTCGCGCCTGGCAGAAAGCTCGTCTCGGCTGCGACCGTGATGGGCGCCTGGCAGTGACGCTGTTGCCCGGACAGGAGTCGTTCCGCACCGCGCCCCTGCTCGACGCCAACGCCTGGATCGTGTTGCCCGAGGCAGTCGAGCAATTCAACGCGGGCGAGCTGGTCGAGGTCTACGCCAGCGGACACGAACTGGGCTTGATCCTGGGGGAGGTTTCGGCATGA
- a CDS encoding bifunctional molybdenum cofactor biosynthesis protein MoaC/MoaB, translating into MADVRRKRPTPRRAVAVGEFAPGATAFATIVERRLPKGDALLLAEVAGIQGAKLAWQWMPLCHPLALEFVAVQVLPVPQRAVVRVYCEAATEARTGVEMEALAGVNAALLTLYDLTKPVEPALSIGGVRLLFKEGGKKGLWIHPDGLDEFERSTFKPRAIARIDGWRTAVLTASDRAAAGQYPDRSGPVLVSALGGIGAEIIASEVLPDDAEALCARIDAFAAAGISLVMTTGGTGIGPRDCLPEVLARLATRRVPGLGELFRSESHHHTPLAWLSRAEAVMVGSTLVVALPGKPEAVAQGMAILAPLLAHARAMIDGGAHP; encoded by the coding sequence ATGGCCGATGTGCGGCGCAAGCGCCCGACGCCGCGGCGCGCCGTCGCCGTCGGCGAGTTCGCGCCGGGCGCGACGGCGTTCGCCACGATCGTCGAGCGGCGCCTGCCGAAGGGCGATGCACTGCTTCTGGCCGAAGTCGCCGGCATCCAGGGCGCCAAGCTGGCCTGGCAGTGGATGCCACTGTGCCATCCGCTGGCGCTCGAGTTCGTCGCCGTGCAGGTGTTGCCGGTGCCGCAGCGTGCAGTCGTGCGCGTCTATTGCGAAGCCGCGACCGAAGCCCGCACTGGGGTCGAGATGGAGGCGCTGGCCGGCGTCAACGCCGCACTGCTGACGCTGTACGACCTGACCAAGCCGGTCGAGCCGGCGCTCAGCATCGGCGGCGTGCGCTTGCTGTTCAAGGAGGGTGGCAAGAAAGGATTGTGGATTCACCCTGATGGACTCGACGAGTTCGAGCGCAGCACGTTCAAGCCGCGTGCCATCGCCCGCATCGACGGCTGGCGCACCGCTGTGCTGACAGCGAGTGATCGCGCTGCGGCCGGGCAGTATCCTGATCGCTCCGGTCCGGTGCTGGTTTCAGCGCTGGGCGGGATCGGCGCCGAGATCATCGCCAGCGAGGTGTTGCCCGACGATGCCGAGGCGCTGTGTGCGCGCATCGATGCGTTCGCCGCAGCAGGCATCAGCCTGGTAATGACCACCGGCGGCACCGGAATCGGCCCACGCGATTGTCTTCCGGAGGTGCTGGCGCGGCTGGCGACGCGGCGCGTGCCGGGGCTGGGCGAATTGTTCCGCAGCGAGAGCCACCACCACACGCCGCTCGCCTGGCTGAGTCGGGCCGAGGCGGTGATGGTGGGATCGACGCTGGTGGTGGCCTTGCCCGGCAAGCCCGAGGCGGTGGCACAGGGCATGGCCATCCTGGCGCCGCTGCTGGCGCATGCGCGGGCGATGATCGACGGCGGCGCACATCCATGA
- a CDS encoding IS1634 family transposase, with protein sequence MLLTNVNDFSAEQVVSRYKSLADIERGFRVLQSDLDIAPVFHRLPDRIRAHALICFLALVLYRVMRMRLKANGNTNSPKTTLELLRRLQTHRVHIGKQSLTGIGTTTPQQLELFAALGIKKLS encoded by the coding sequence GTGCTGCTGACCAACGTCAACGACTTCAGCGCCGAACAAGTCGTCAGCCGTTACAAGAGTCTCGCCGACATCGAACGCGGCTTTCGCGTGCTCCAGAGCGACCTCGACATCGCACCGGTCTTCCACCGACTGCCCGATCGCATCCGCGCGCACGCGTTGATCTGCTTCCTCGCGCTCGTCCTCTACCGCGTCATGCGCATGCGCCTGAAGGCGAACGGCAACACCAACAGCCCGAAGACCACCCTCGAACTCCTGCGCCGTCTGCAAACGCATCGCGTGCACATCGGCAAACAGAGCCTCACCGGCATCGGCACGACCACACCCCAGCAACTCGAACTGTTCGCCGCCCTCGGCATCAAGAAACTTTCCTGA
- a CDS encoding MoaD/ThiS family protein — MIVQVSLFGAFRQFDAAAKVTLALPEAATVADLRRALGTYAESHWPEFKPGLLARSAFASDREVLRDGDALPADGRMAVLPPVSGG; from the coding sequence ATGATCGTGCAGGTTTCGCTGTTCGGCGCGTTTCGCCAATTCGATGCCGCGGCCAAGGTCACCTTGGCGCTGCCCGAGGCCGCCACGGTGGCCGACTTGCGACGCGCGCTCGGCACCTACGCCGAGTCGCATTGGCCCGAGTTCAAGCCTGGCCTGCTGGCGCGATCGGCGTTCGCCAGCGACCGCGAGGTGTTGCGCGACGGCGATGCGTTGCCCGCCGACGGACGCATGGCGGTGCTGCCGCCGGTGAGTGGAGGCTGA
- a CDS encoding response regulator transcription factor — protein MDDEDKIRLVVVDDHTLFRRGLIALLAADAGLAVVGDAADASEAQRKIGALQPDVILLDNHLPGVTGIAALPALKAACPEAKVLMLTVSADEEDLGDALRGGASGYLLKTIEGDALSLAIRRAVAGDNVIAPELIGKLVSVFRRSGASPESLADAEFDELSPRETEILTAIGSGASNKEIARRLSIAESTVKIHVQHLLRKLRVASRVQLAVIAKTRGLI, from the coding sequence ATGGATGACGAAGACAAGATCAGGCTCGTGGTGGTCGATGACCACACGCTGTTTCGCCGTGGCCTGATTGCGTTGTTGGCTGCGGATGCGGGTTTGGCGGTGGTGGGTGATGCGGCGGATGCGAGCGAGGCACAGCGCAAGATCGGTGCGCTTCAGCCGGACGTGATTCTGCTCGACAACCACTTGCCCGGCGTGACCGGTATCGCCGCATTGCCGGCGCTGAAGGCGGCTTGCCCCGAAGCCAAGGTGCTGATGCTCACGGTCAGTGCCGACGAGGAGGATCTCGGCGATGCCTTGCGTGGCGGCGCGAGTGGGTACCTGCTGAAGACGATCGAAGGGGACGCCTTATCGCTGGCGATCCGGCGTGCCGTGGCCGGCGACAACGTGATCGCGCCGGAACTGATCGGCAAGCTGGTTTCGGTGTTCCGGCGCTCGGGCGCAAGCCCGGAGTCTCTAGCGGATGCCGAGTTCGACGAACTGTCGCCGCGCGAGACCGAGATCCTGACCGCGATCGGTAGCGGCGCCAGCAACAAGGAGATCGCACGCAGGCTGTCAATTGCCGAGTCCACGGTCAAGATCCACGTGCAGCATCTGCTGCGCAAGCTGAGAGTGGCATCGCGAGTACAGCTTGCAGTCATCGCCAAGACACGTGGCCTGATTTAG
- the moaA gene encoding GTP 3',8-cyclase MoaA: MERSEHADATRRPLRAAFSYLRLSLTGACNFRCSYCLPQGYRAGAKRPDMLGVAEIARLLAGFARLGVHKVRLTGGEPTLRHDLIEIIRCVAATPGIERIAMTSNGALLEQRWREWRDAGLGALNVSVDALDPARFAAITGADRLHGILRGIDAALAEGFAHIKLNAVLLRGLNDDQLPAFLDYVRARPLAVRFIELMRTGDNQAYFERHHYRAELLETTLLDAGWSLLARAPDAGTAREYAHPDYAGRIGIIAPYSRDFCASCNRLRVTARGDLRLCLFGELGIPLRPLLQSADQADALQATLLSQLGLKAASHALERGATGLTPHLASIGG; the protein is encoded by the coding sequence TTGGAAAGGAGTGAACATGCAGACGCAACTCGCCGACCGCTTCGGGCGGCGTTTTCCTATCTTCGGCTGTCGCTGACCGGGGCCTGCAACTTCCGTTGCAGCTATTGCCTGCCGCAGGGTTATCGCGCTGGAGCGAAGCGCCCGGACATGCTCGGCGTGGCCGAAATCGCGCGCCTGCTCGCGGGCTTTGCGCGGCTCGGCGTGCACAAGGTGCGCCTGACCGGGGGCGAACCGACCTTGCGTCATGATCTGATCGAGATCATCCGCTGCGTCGCCGCCACGCCCGGCATCGAACGCATCGCGATGACCAGCAACGGCGCGCTGCTCGAACAGCGCTGGCGCGAGTGGCGCGATGCCGGACTCGGCGCGCTGAACGTGAGCGTCGACGCGCTCGACCCGGCGCGCTTCGCGGCGATCACCGGCGCCGACCGGCTGCACGGAATCCTGCGCGGGATCGACGCGGCGCTGGCCGAGGGCTTCGCGCACATCAAACTCAACGCCGTGTTGCTGCGCGGTCTCAACGACGACCAGCTGCCGGCCTTCCTCGACTACGTGCGGGCGCGGCCGCTGGCGGTGCGCTTCATCGAACTGATGCGCACGGGCGACAACCAAGCCTATTTCGAACGCCACCACTACCGTGCCGAACTGCTGGAAACAACGCTGCTCGATGCCGGCTGGTCATTGCTCGCGCGTGCGCCGGATGCCGGCACGGCGCGCGAGTATGCACACCCGGACTACGCCGGACGCATCGGCATCATCGCGCCCTATTCGCGCGACTTCTGCGCCAGCTGCAACCGCCTGCGGGTCACCGCCCGCGGCGACCTGCGGCTGTGCCTGTTCGGTGAGCTCGGCATCCCGCTGCGGCCACTACTGCAGTCGGCGGACCAGGCCGATGCGCTGCAGGCCACGCTGTTGAGCCAGCTCGGACTGAAGGCCGCGAGCCATGCGCTGGAACGCGGCGCCACCGGGCTGACCCCTCACCTGGCTTCGATCGGAGGTTGA